The Hevea brasiliensis isolate MT/VB/25A 57/8 chromosome 9, ASM3005281v1, whole genome shotgun sequence nucleotide sequence CATTGCAACCATCGGATGATCATCAAAATGAGTGGTTGGAGAGCTTGTTAAATGACAAAGTAGCAAACCAAATTGACGGCAGTTGTACTCGTGGGTCAGGAAAGACTTACATCAGTGGGCTTTCTGGAGAAGAAATTAATGCAGCAGCTGTCGGTGCGACAAAGGTGGGGGACGGGAGTTTcgttgaagaagaagagagttgGTGGAATAATTTCTCCTTCGACGTCGGCCTTTGGGATCTCTGCGATACACAATCAGATATCAATATGCCATGACCTGAAGGGTTTTTAGTATTTTCCGTTTTTTatcttatataaaaaaatttctgGGACCATCcccactgttttttttttttttttaatttttatttttatatatgtatAGTTTATGTTCATTCAATATTTGTTATGTCTAGATGTTTATGTTGTTTTATTGTACAAAATAAATGCTATCCAGTACTAGATGCTGTCTAAGAATTgggaaattaatgaagattaaatgCGTATtgagattttaattaattaaacttttgcagattaattaataaattatacataTTATGGAATCACACTTTTTAGGAACATTCAGGATATTTGaactaatttttatataatatttatggAACATCTTATTTCGTGTTAACTACTTAGCAAGTTTGATTTTTATattgtttataataataaaaagaagaaaaaaaaataatgcacAGATGACCTACTGTATGTCCTGCactttaaaaaacaaaaaaaattaagggaCTATTAAAATTATCCTTAAAACTTCAaaattcattttttaaaatttagggaTAACGAAAATCATATCCAATATATATCGTTTTAGCGAGCATCTCCAAATCTATAACTTTAAATCATGTCATGGTTTGACATGCCTAGGTATGCAAATAATTAAGTGTAGATATCAGGTAAAATAGTATCCATAAGCATATATAAGAAAAAGCAAAAAAATAAGCATCAAGATATCTCTGTTGTTTTTTTTACAAGAGCATATAAAATTTAGCATCCACTTTAATATAGAGTAAAAAGACTTATTGGCAAAGATGAACATCTATTCCTTTGGAAATCTTGGCAGCTAGACCCAAGTAGGCATCTGGATTGGGGATATCATTGTTTGTCTTCTCATACTCCAAAGTCCATTTCACGCAGTCAGAACCAATCTCAACTTTGGCCTTGAAACTCTTATACACCTTCAAAACATCCCCTTCAACGACATCAAATACAAATGTCTTCCTTGCATCATCCATAGTTTCAAACCTTACTTTTCCTCCCATCAATGGACTTCCGTCTATCACCATTAACAATATATAACAGATTTTACAAATTAGaatatccataataataataataataataataataataataataataataataataataaataaataaagcctTAGAGGGTAAAGAATACTATGGCTTTTTAAACTTATTTTGGTATAACCAAGCttcatttggaattttttttaGGCTAGTttgaaaaaaaagtgaaaaaaaaaaacagaagaaGAAATATTTAAATacacaaataaattaaaaattttaaaataattaatacgaTATTATAGATATAGAAAATGAATATATATGATCTTACCAAGGCAATATTTCCAGCTGGTGATAGAGCCAGTTTTGACCTCACCACCTCCTACAACTTCAAAGCTCTTGATGTTGCTCTGGAACATCTGAGGGAAACGGGGCATATTGTTTTTAAAGAAGCTGTAGAACTTGTCTGGAGTTGTTTTGATCCCTATCTGCCTCTCGAGCTTTGAAAGCTGAGCAAGCTGAGCCATGACTATTACTACCAAAAACCAGAAACCTTAAGCTCTAATGTGGTGATGAAAAATTAGATtccatgatttcctttatttatAAAATCAGCAGTGGCCTTTTCAAGGGGTTTTAGAATCATGTCAAGTGGGCGCCGTGCACTGTGACCGCTTCAAGTGGGTTCTCTATCTACTTAACAATAATGTAGCTTCGTTTGGGATTTCTGCACTCATCTTTATGAATTTTGTTGGGTTATCTTTATTATATTCGTTGGTTTTCCACAAGTGTCAATTTTCTCCCTACTTAGTTGATATTTTCGCATTACACTACGAATCAGATTTTTTTGGTTTAATATTTTGAAAATCTTTAGAAGAGATAAGATTATCATGAAGATTTAAATTTCTGACCACCTATATTATGTGGCAGACAAACACTAAATTATTAACCTAAATGACACTACGTTCGCAATGAATAATAAATGAATATTTGAAGGCTTAAAAGAGTTTATTAATAGTACTGGTTTGATTTCCAGTATATTTCGACATTGACTGATATatagtatttattaatttattaataatatttaaattagtttattataaaattattaatttagataaattacatatttaaaaaaagataatgaattataaataaaaagtaaattCATGAAAGAAGGTAACATATTCATAAATCTAAGGCATATAGGCACCTTGATAAATCTAAGACACATAGGCACCTCACACAAGCTAACATGTAGTATCTTCATGATCTATATAAAAATTATCAGTCTATCTATCTATAATATCTGATTGTAATCAATATATAgtcttttaataaatataaaaatataaagcaAAGGAACAATTGAACTGATTGAATTGcccaattatttttaatttttctcataGCATCCTCTAATTTGATTGGTTAAAAGAAAATGAATgttaaatttgattggttggttcAAATAAAATAGGAACCCATTAATTTTGAGTAATTAAGATTCTACCCAATGTAGGATTATAACTATACAAGCAACAACTTTTGTGCTAGTTAATCGTTTAAATGAAAATATATATTagaacaatttaaaataaaaataataatagtaatagcaAAAAAATTTTGATAGTTGAGCACGTATGATTTTGTTgtgcaaagaaaaaaaattatattacaagaatataattcttttaaaaaaatgaaaacttcTTATATAATTTAGAACTATTAAGTTAAAAAGAAGTCTATTAATATTAAGGCTTTATTTATGCCAgttaaagataattaaatttaatcataagtgatttaattctaattaaaatttatttgtatttttataatggaattttaaaaatgaatattttttatttttttaaaatgttaGTGTTATTGTATAATtctaattatacaatataattataatatttttattttaaatgtaaAACGGAAGGTATTTTTAAATAGGAattcttttataataataatagcaaaagggaaaaaaaaagtaGCTAGGGCACTTCCAACGTACTCGGTTGCTGTAATTGTTTTtgacaaaaataataaatatgtgtAGCTGGAACAGAGAGTCTTTCAGAATACTTGCAAGTACAAATATGTAAAAGAGTTATTGATGGTTTTTTggggaagggggggggggggggggttggggGGACTAAATCTTTATAATAAAGATATTATGCGACTTCACAAGTATCAAATTATACTTAAATTTAgtctttttaatatataattaaaatttataatttaattcaatctaaaatataactttaaaaattcaatccttttcaattttaattttttccttCAATAAATCTTCATATTCAACGTCTCCTTTGCCTTCatctttaatttaaattatgttgTTCTTGTCTTCAATTACTTCAACATCTAAAGTAGTAAGCATTTTTTATTGTAGATCatatttgttttcctttttggtcTTCATGAGAAAACGAAATTTTATTTCCTTCCCATAACATCAATCTCTTATAAAACTTGGTTTGTTCTTTTGCTCCCTAAAAAATCAATCGGtgaataatttacataaattgatttgaaaattaataaaaaaaaaaacagtagtATAATTACATACCTCAATTATAAATGCAATATATTTGTTGACTGAACATCCGGTTAAAATTTCACTAATATCAAATAAAGTTATAATTGCTTCTTCATCACCATCAGAAACATTTAATTTGACCAAGTACCTAtatattaatcaaaataattattagaatttttttgtaattaaataataaaattatgagaaatttttgtgttaaaagaagtaaaattaatatataCCTTGAAGAATATTTCGATCCATTACAAATAAAAtatattgatttatttttattttgactgATTTTTTTGTTGCATTTTCTAAAACAATTATACCAAGGATCATTCTTATTTTGAATTGATAATATTTTGACTTCAAAATAGCATTCAACTCCATGCATATAGATaacatattattaaaatattaataatattttatttaatttaaatataagtaaagataataaaatagaaaaaaataataaaatttatttacatgatAATTACTTTCTAATATTGGTTTTAAACCAACTTTTGGTGCTCGAAGAAACTTGTTTGGAAATGATAGAAGAGTAATTTCTTCTTTCTCTTATATCTTTCAATTAAcactataaaaaatttaaaaattaaaataataacacTTATCATGTTGTCCTCATGCATGACAATATTCAATAAGTAAAATAATTTGaacaattaataataattaataaaataatatatgttATTAATATTATCTAAAATTATACACAATGATAATAATGACTTACGATTGTTGTAGTATTTCAACTTTATATAAACTTAGATTAATTTCTATTGTATTAGCTATAGTTGCATTCAATTGAGATCACCTGTAATTTTTGAAACATGAGATAATGCAGTGATCAGTTGTAAAATTGTTGTTTCAGTATTGataatatatgtgtgtgtgttgtATATATACCATTATAAAATGAAGCCATAATATTTGAGAGTGCTATTGTTCGCTTTTCATTAATCTCTTTATTAAGTAGAACCTCAAGAACTTCACCATCATTATCAGCTAAATCTCTTTATAATACTAATGATATCTTATTTAATCTATGTTTGAAAAgacaaaatattaataaaattgaaaaatagcatacataaatatttaatatttatgtttGATGAAAAATTATGGTATTGTTCTTACTTTGCAACTGTAATTATGATATCTCTTTTTTTTGTTTGTGATTTTATTGTGTATGCTGATTTTACATAAATAATTGCACCCAAAATatctaaaatgaaaaaaaaaaggttaatattagaatttaattattataaaaattaacataaaaaaatatttaatataataacatAGTATACAAAAATTTAAAGTTATTATACCTATTATTTATTGCTTTTAGCTTCCACGTCTTCGAATGCTATAAAATTGTAAGATAAAATTTCTCAAGGTATGATAATTTCATCTTCCTTGACAATAGTATATTATGTGAGTATCAACTCAAATTTTCATGAACATTAGTATATTTAGTATCATATAATTTCACTACACCATTAGTGATGGTATAGGTCTTCCCTTCTTCAAAAAGATATTTAAATTTCTCCACTACAACGGTAAACATTACAGCTAATATTTTTGTTCGCTGAAAAGtagaataaaattcaataaaatgtaattatataaatatatagtttttaaattatgaattaaaaattatattatttatttcttatctcattgtcaatcaaaattatttttcttttttgtcCATTACAGTTGGTTTATGCTTCTATGCAACCTTTTTGAAGTATCATAGCTTGAACGCtccattattttttattttctttgagtAAATCTATTGGAATAACTTGAGATGATTCTTCTACATTGGTTgacatattaatttaaaataagaaaaaataaaaatagataaaaaaatattattagacAAGATAAAAATGACTGAAAGTATAAGACACAATTTGAGAGAAAGTATCGCTAAAACAATTGGTCACAATTATCTAAAACCCATATATACTCGAAGCCATTCACATATAATTTTAACATATATatatgctaaaaaaaaaaaaaaaagttacaatCCACGTATCAATTGGCACCACCAATTTTAACAGTGTATGAATGAAATCACGGCAAAAAAAAATCATGGGAAACAAATCAACTGCGCGTTGGAGAAAATcatgagaaaaaaaattataaactttGATGTATTAGCTAAATATTATAAACTTTGAAAATTATTAATCATGAAAAAAAGGTCAACttataaagaaaatataattacCTTCTAATTTAGTAGATCTTTGAGAAACTTTTAGAAATCTTTTTCTGTGATTGCtttgaatattaatttttatgctatgtttatttgaaaataattacaaaaaaaataatgaaaaaaatttcTTTTTATAAGTACATTCATTGAATCCCAATTAAATTAGTATTACAacagataattaaatttaaattgaaataagaAGTATAATCCTTTTTTAAATAGAAGTTCAAATTCAATTAGGATTATAAAGCATCATCACCACCACGTAtacgttgttattattattattattattattttaaatagaaGTTCAAGTCCAATTAGGATTATAAAGCATTATCAAcgcatatattattattattattattattattattattatccaattAGGATTATAAAGCATTATCACCgcagatattattattattattattaagggtATTTTAGTCCGCTAAAAAGTTTATCCATTTTATtcgtatatttatatatattatagatctatttaaagtatttttttaagtaataaataATTAGATTTGCTTTatgtaatttataatatatttattttattttataatagttaaaaaacattttaattaaaataatgtgcaaatatattatttaaatgtaCTAAAACTATTACCATAAAGTAGTGCTATttcaaaaaaaaagttattttaaccaatattattattatatttttttatgactAAACTCTctacaattaaatattttttattatcaaaTTATATCTTATTTAATGTATTATAGTAAAAagatattatattaataatatttgtTGCTTTTAAACTATAACTAATATGTAATATAGTTAATGaatagaattttatttttattgaattaatttaatgaatttaacaattattgataaataataaatttatttatatgatgtaaatataatattttgCATTATTATAGAATAGAATTACGCATATTTTGAATAcaaatatttttctatttattaattatatcaatattataaatataaaaaatatatccaCAGTATCACACGGGCATTTAGGGCTTGTGAAGAGAAATTTTGAGATGCATGATATGATGAAATATCATTGAACCACTGCATGATACCCATAtgggtaatttataattttttttttaatttaattcttaattatattttaaacaagataaattattattattaaattaattttaaattaaaatttatcttttatttaattttatttaaataaatttttacttgttataataataaatttttaattaatttatgctataattaattaaaatatctatttaattttttatacatatattataataattttcattattatttcgtttaaaatataataaaaatactttatttaaaaaataacttaaaatttatgaaatttttatattttatctcataatttatataaattaatatttattttttataaattagagaaaatacattaaattaataaaaaataatattattttaaaaatatataaatataatttttttgttattaatataataaaaaattaaattactaataatgaattgaattatttaattttaataataatgaaaatatataacattattgttaattaaaaataacattctattatattattttctaaaaatactatatctaagtgtaaattttttttatcaatctgatatatattttataaaataattatttaacaaaaaaatatcactttacataaatttataatataaaataaatacattgcatcaaaattaaatttttaaaaaaccattattttttattaatataataaatattaaaaatatataatatttttcaaaaaaatagatttcataatttttgtattataactttaattatttttaatcatctttatttgtagctaaattttctatgcaatcatatttgtaatttatttttgaaattctaCTTCCATATAAAAATATGgttgagagataatttatgcataaaaatataaatacttaattaaaatttaaaaataattctatttaaaattaatgataataaaatatgaataatcaaaatattagttatcattacattcgatatataattataatgaaaaaaatattcaaagtttaagaaatattaaa carries:
- the LOC110632448 gene encoding MLP-like protein 34, with product MAQLAQLSKLERQIGIKTTPDKFYSFFKNNMPRFPQMFQSNIKSFEVVGGGEVKTGSITSWKYCLDGSPLMGGKVRFETMDDARKTFVFDVVEGDVLKVYKSFKAKVEIGSDCVKWTLEYEKTNNDIPNPDAYLGLAAKISKGIDVHLCQ